TCATTGTTAATGGGGGTAGAATTGATTATTTCACTCCTTCCAGAGGCATAAGACAATGGGATCTCATCTCCCCCTACATCTTTATCCTTTATATGGAAAGACTCTCAAAAGGGATTGAGGAAGCAGGTCTACCTAAAGCACTGGACATCATTGGTATCTCTCAGTCTGGGCCCAAAATCTCCCACCTATTCTTTGCTGATGACTTGATCCTGTTTACTAAGACAAACCCCAAGAATCGTCAAAGCATTAACAAAATTCTTGAAATGTTTTGCATAACTTCTAGATAGAAACTCAATCTGTCCAAATCCAAAATCATTTCCCCCACTAACTGTACCCAAGAAAACAGAGACAAATGCTCTTACATGCTCAACATTAAGGCCAATAATGCCTGTGGGAGGTACCCGAGTTTCCCCATCTTTCACTCTAGACCTGTCCATGCTAATTTCTGATTCATCATTGACAATATGCATGTAAAGCTCAGTGGCTGAAAAACCAACTTCCTCAATATGACTGGAAGAACTGTTCTAGTTAAGTCTCTCTAGGAAGCATCCTCTCCCATATAATGCAATATATCCAACTTTCTCCAAAAACTCGCAGCTCTATAAATagaatttaaagaaattttgtTTGGGGTAAAGATACTTTACCTTATAGGTTGGGACACTATCACTAAGGGGAGAATGTCTTGGGATTGCAGAAAAGTAATGTTAAGAACAATTCTCTCCTAGCTAGCCTAGCTTAGAGAATGTATAAGAAACTAAATGCTCTTTGGTCTAGGATCCTTTACTACAAGCATTGTCACAACAAGAATTCTACGTATGGCAGGAGTATTGTGTCTATGACTTGGCATGACATTAAAAAAGGTTGGAAAGTCTGCTTAAGGGGGTCGAGATGGGTAGAGAATAAGGGCAATAGTGTAAACTTCTTCGAGGACAGATGGATCCCTAGAATGGAATCCATtacgcaccacatctataggcCTCTTAAGAAACATGATCATGCGGCCAAGATGGACTCTGTCTTTAAGAATGGATCCTGGAACTCAGGTGGCCTCTCCTTCACCCTCCCAAATGATTTTTTCAATAAGTTCATTGATACTTTCATTCATGTCAAAACAACCAAGCAGAATAACCTCATATGGAAGCTAGCCAGAAATGACACCTTCACCACCAAAAATGCTTATAACCTTCTGGACTCTTTAGTCCCCAAAAAGATCAAGATCCAATATGTTAGGAACCTTACCACATACTTCTTTTAGATTTGGAAGACAGAAAtgtcaaataaaattaaaatgttcATTTGGATGCTTACTCACGAGCGTCTTCCTACTAGCCACTACTTCACAAAATTGGGATTAATGTTGACCAATCATGTAAATTATGTGAAATGGGGACTGAAGATATAGATCATAACTTTTTCCACTGCCAAAAAGCCATCACCTTTTGGTAGAGGATTGCCAACGCCAGCAACTCCACCATTAACCTTGACTCTACCACAATTAACATTGAGAATTGGAGAACCACTTGGAATATCAAAGACAGGGATTGGAACAAATAGATCTCATGGGAAACCCTCATTTCCTTTTGCATATTGGGTCTTTGTATCAATAGGAATGATAACATGTTCAATAACAGGAAGCAGCATGTCCAAATTAGCCACATTATTTATCATGCCATTGAATTCAAGCTCATTGTCGCTAAAAAGAAGGGGCCAAAAACCACCAGGGTAAACATGCAAATTAAATAGACCCCACCCCAACCCAATGAACTATCAAGCTAAATACTGACGGAGCCGTCACTTTGAACCCCGGTAGCAGGGGCATAGGAGGAGTATTCAGAGACCACACAGGAAAATGGGTAAAAGGTTTTATTAAAATCTGTGCATACACAAATACTGATCAATCTGAATTGCTTGCTATGTTATATGGATTAAAAATAACGAATACAGATAAAATCTTCCCTTGGAAACTAACTCGGACTCAGTCCACGCTATATCTATGCTTATCAATGACCATCTATGTTATAACAATGGCATTACTGAATACAGGTACTTAACGAGGAAATTGAGACAAGTTACCATCCAGAATGTATACGTGCAGAGAGGAGAATAGAGTGGCGGATATGATGGCGAAGAAAGTTGCTAGGGACTCCCACTTTGAAAGCCTAAAGCTGATTGATACTCCTCCATTGTATGCCAAAGAGGCAGTGGAAGAAGATGCAAGAGGAACATGTTTTGTTAGGAAGATTCCTCTATGTAATTTGAACACCAATGACCAGCCCATGGTCATAAACAATGTTGTAGAACTAAGCTGGAGTCCATCTCCAGCGCCAGCTTAATTATTTATAGTATATCccaattaccaaaaaaaaaaagagctcaAGGGATCGACGACTAGTATGTGTCATGTACTAAGGTTAAGTTTCTCCAAAAGCTAATAACACTAACAATGCTATGGAATCAACAATGCTGCTACATGATACAGTACTTCAATGTCTAAATAAAATGGGAGACTGTTGTGAACACATTGGCCAAGCTGTTGGGCCTGAGGCTAGCTCAATTCTAGTTTTGCTTGGGATCCAGGTTGAGAAGAGTTTAAATGGTTGTCATCTCTATCTTAGTTACTTGTTATTTCAACATTTTCATTGTAATTTAGTAGTTTGAATATTGCAATTACGATTCTAAAGTTGTAATCCTATTCCAACTCTCATATTAATATAGTGAGGAACTCGATCGGATTTGTTACAGAAACTTTCTCCGgaaagaataaattattatcaacACTGTCAGATGTTGAGCAGAAACTAAAGGAGTTTGCACGAAAAAGTTATTTGATGTGAGACACAACCAACAAAAACTTATCATATCTCATTCAGTTGTCTAATATAAAGTGAACGTCACACAACTTTTATTGATTATGTCTCAcaccaaataaaaaatttcGAAATTGCATCACACGAGAATATTTATGGGTATGAATTTTGAATAAAGTAGCTTGTTGAATACTGTATACTTAATTGAGAGACCAATCAATTAGCCTAATTCTGATCAATAATCTCCAAAACCTTTTTTTACGGAATACAACCTTCCAATATTTACTTGTCCCGTGTTAAAGGAGGAACTAAGCAGAAATAGATAGAATAACAATTTTACTATATCattatttgaatataataaaattaatattttggaTAATGATTATAGCTAATTCtctgcctatatatatataatctagtcgtcaaagagaaaaaaaatgctTCTTCTTTTTGCCCATATGGATCAGTTTTATTCTTTTCATGTCTTCTCTATTGCGCATTGAGTGATATTTTACTTAAATCAACCTATCAGTCATCAAGAAGATAAGTAGGCTTTTGGCAATAgatttttcaaatacttttcaCTTTGGTTGGAATTTATAAAGTTGGTGTTGAAAATGAAATTGTGTTTGGTTATACTTGCCAATGAGAGAAAAGAGCATTCTAGCTATTAGAAATTATGAAGAATATTGTGTTTGGAAACAGGTTATCAACTGTTATTCAAATTTGGAATCCAACTTCAAgtttaatttgaaattttcatagccggacattatttttttcctataaaaCGAGAAACTATTCTGAAAAAAGTGAATAATTCTCATGACCAGTCcttaaaagagaaaaacaagTATATCGAAAACATATACTTCTTGTTACTTCTTTGTACATGACGTATACATTCCCTGCTAATATATAATACTTAGGATGATGGACTAGGCAAACAACTAGACCTAGAGAAATTATGCTCTCTATCAAGATTGATAGTCAAATCCTTTCCCTTGCTAGTGTAAAGTCTTTTAAAATTAGACCTTTGTTCATTTAGCAGCCTCACAAGACTTCTCTTGGCATTAGGCCTAAATGGACAATTAGATGCTGTAAATCCATCCACCAAGTGCAAATACGCCTCTAAATCATGACAGCACGCAACATCAGCGTTAGGCTTCAAAAAAGGAGACATCTTTGTATCCACTCTGAATTCAGTCCCAACGTGTGAGTATGCCCATGGCATCCTACAATCTAACATTTCTAGCACGCGACCCGCACCTGATTCTCTAAGCTTTTTGTCGAGCGCTTCGCTCACAAACATGCCTGGAACCCTCGTGATCACGTCTTGATTATTCACGATACGTAAAACCTTAACATTGTTACCATTAAGACGATCCGCGAAACCCCGGTTGCCTACTCGTGGCCCTCCGAAGGAAAAAACAGCTACGGGTGGTGCGTTTGGTACGCACGCGCTTAAATCATCCGCGACCAAAAGGGCTAATGCCGCACCGAGACTGTGTCCGGTTACGGTTATGCTTAAAGGCTCGCCTTTGTACTTTTCAATCAATCTCTGCACTTCGTTAACAACTGATTCAGCTAAACTTGGTACACGATGATCACCTGTTTTGTACAAACTTAAAAATCCACATTCTACTTTAGACTGAACCATTCCTCTTTCTTcatcatcattctcatcattatcATCTTGTTCTACTAACAAGTCGCGAAAATTCTCCGCCCACTCTAAACACGTGGCGGTCCCTCGTAACGCGATAACAATGTCCCTCCTTCCCATTCGTTGGATCTCACTCCTGTCATTGCACACTGCGACGTAACCGATCCAGCTGGACCGCTGAGTCATCCATCCGAGATCAGGTGCCACGTCATCCACCCACTTGGGCAACCCGATAGACGAAGTTGCGTATAAGCTCTTAGTCACCCTGTAAGACCTATCCGGCAACGCCACGTGTCTTTCCGGCGGAACCTCATCTTCTGACGTGGCCGGGTCGGAGTGAAAACAGTGATAAGCCGATTGTATGAACTCCCCGTACCGGACTAATTCTCGACGGAGATTTTCATCGAGCGGATCGAGTAAACCGAGCCAGTTATTGCTGCCGTGATACTCTCTCCACCGGTTAGCGAGATTGTTCCTAGGAGaatattcaattgattttgaCGATAATAGTCCTTTAAGTCTATTCAAATGCCTTGGTGACATTTCCTCAGCAGTTTTTCTCATCTCATCAGGCCAAATATTAGACAAATTGAGCgcctctaacaatatttttctcctattcTCTAATGACTTATTACTGGATTGTTGAATTACAGGGTTTGATGAATCAATTGGGTTTGTCTTTTGTAGAAGCTTTTCGAGATTGGAAATGTGCTTTTTCGTCATTTCAGTAGATGATGATATTGGTGAGAGTGTTTTTACAGTTTGTGCATTGCACTTAAAGTTGACTCCCTTCGCCTGAAAAAGGTGAAGATTTGGTAGTGTTGTTCCGGTCTGCATggttttagagagagagaaagaggcaGAGAGaattagagagagagagagagagaagagtcAATGAGTTAGAACTAGGTAGCTAGTTGTTATTGGATTGAACTTGGTAATTTATAGAGGAGAAGGCTTCATATCGAGGcttattcttttctttatttacaaTTAGAACCAGCAATCCAATAAAATGGGATCTGCTGGATTCGATTTGGTATACTGATTTTCACTTTGTGAATATgctaaatttataataaatcaataaaatatttattattgatttttaattaattaatttttaatgatttaatttttaatttaactaataaaaaaatacttatatatttatataatagaAGTGCAATAGAAATTTCTACATTTATCGCTTTTGTTTAAGTTGAATTCCTTTTAAAGTCTTATttgcaaaaataatattaattatttatttttattacaatcaaatttaaaattgagaagagagaagatATCGTAATAGAGGTAGAGAAACTAATTTATGTTGCCtatgattaaaaataatattaaaatttagaaaataaaatattagaatCACTTTATATAATTAGGAATAAAACAGCAATGGGCACAATATGAGTAGGTGAAAAAGATGGACGGTACTATTTGAGTAATTGTGCATTTGGTAACTCgaattaattaaaatagaaaaagagaATTAATTATCCTCATTGTCCTCGTGGGCCCAAATAAATGCTAGCTCCTCTCTTTCCCTTTTCAATTCGATTCAAATATCAAAATGTCCCCTTTTAATATATGGTTGACAAAATGACACAATTTCTCCAATTCTTGATTTCAATTCAACTTACCACGTTTTACACCTCCGACCAATATTTTTGTTTGATGAAGGAACCGCACCCGCTATCTTTTAAATATGAATCAGATAAATTTCACTATAGTATAGTAATTCGTAAAAtcatattaataaattttatacgATAAATTAgatcaaaaaaatatgaataaaatttctATATCAAGAACTACATTTTGGAGATCACTGGCTCGACTCGATGACCATTTCGGGTAAAGAAACATCCAATTTGTAGTGTTAAGATTTTTGTCCAAAGGACAATCTAAACAATTAATGGGCTAATAAGTAGTATAACACCTCCGACCATTTTGTTGCAACAGATACTTGAAGAACATACTTTATGTGTATCTTTGAAATTTCGAGattcaaacaattttttttaaatatcttaTAAATAACTATTATTACTTGCAATACTTTTCTATTTTACGTAGTTTccaaatatctaaattttatttaattttttttttaagatttCATGTCCGAATTTACCATCAAACATAAATTATTCTACTCTCAAATTTGAACTTGTGTCacatataaatgatatttttaattaaaatgtaatttataatgACTTATGTAGTTTACATTATcttaaattcttttaaaaggATTAAAAAATTGATGTTTGAATTAAGATATACcgatgaataaaatgaaaaaggtaTAAAAATGTCCCCCCCGGAGGCCTGAACTATTGAAACGGTAAGGGCATTTTTGCCTAAAGGTTGATGAATGACAATATGACATAGTTGTTGTGttttcaatagtttaggtagACATTTTTATACCATTTTAAAATCGGAAACAAACATATTTTATAGTTCTTgctcatttttatttgttcattattttaaaaataaattttttacttttagttgttattttttactcttgatattaattatttattcctCAAATCATTTTACAAGATCTAATACTTCActaaacattaattaataaGGATAGTCTGATAAAATAACtatgttaatttattttttaaaatatatgtgaTAAGTTTAAatgtgacaagtaaaaataaagtaAGAGAGTAATATATATTAGTCAAAACTCACTTGATTTCAATCTTCAAGCAATTAGGAATGACAAGTAGCTCTCTTTCACATTATCAACCTATGAGGCTAGGACTTCAATTCCATTTGCTCCAATTTCCTAAAGTCATACATCACATCTAATCACGGTGAAGTGCTAAAAGTACAAAGTTCAGTTACATGTTAAAGTATAGATTTATGTAAATATGGGTGCAAATAACTTTTACGTATTAATAAAGAGCttttaaaataacataaattgttttgtattttgaattttgtacATTTTTAAAAGACCCGATTATCATTtagatatatattatttatattaatgtACCTACTATATGTCACGATATTTTTCTCGATTGAAATTTGAACCTAAGACTCGATACTTATGGTGTTGTATTAATCAGTGGTCGGATCATATACCTTTGTGTGTCGGATCAGCTTGCGTTGATGCACCTCAACAAATTCTACAAAATACCTTTTAGTCGATTACTTGTCAGCAACGTAGTTAACGAGTAACTTTGTTTATTGAGGTTCGACCACAAATAAGAATAAATCgtcttatatttttttctattgaaATTTGAACCTAAGACCTCATACTAATTATGTTTCGTTAATCACTAGGTCATATCATTTGactgtatatattttttttatatacatttggTAATTTTCCTAAACTTTATTTGGTCGGTGCTTAATAGATTGCATAGCTGTAAAGTGggaatgtatatatatatacattctttttctctttcaactaGAGATGTGTATAAAATTCATCCCAAAAATCTGAACCACAAGTTGCTTAATTTCCACCCAAAAACATACACGCTTAAAATGAGTAACAATATCTCAACAGCCATTCTTGCTTTGACTGTACATAGTCGGATCTTCACTCGTTAATTACATTCATTATTTTTCATCTGATATTGAATAGTTATATTGAAGTCCGATTAATTCGAATTCATGTTGAATAGGGCTTCATTCGGGGAGAAGTGCTTCCTATCTAGAATTTTTCAATATCCaaaactcaaattcaagatcttGGATTAAGAAGAAGCAACCATATCCACAGCATTACTTCTTTTAATGGTACATCCATATTTTATTACACCTAACTTTAgaaatattatgttttgttttaaattacatttGCCAATCAGCCCAGACACCGGACCGTCCATGAAACCTCTCTTTGTTTCGCCTTAAATGtatggaaaaattatcaaattacacgtcttatatttctatattttcaattattccctatcatttgtaaaaattttaaaaattcctCTTCTGATACGTAGGAATGAtgttgatacatcgcgatttgatacataagtctttttcatgatacatcgctagttgatacaaaccaaacacaaaatgtatcagtaaaacataagttttactgttatttttgttgtattcatgatatattaggtgttataagctgattcatatgttttatttatgttttattgatattacaatctTTGAGTTGTATCAACTAgtgatgtatcatgaaaaagacttatgtatcaaatcgcgatttatcagcgtcattcgtatgtatcagaaatctggaaaaaagAGAGGATTCGggtaattaccaaaaaagtcAGAATAAATTGTAATTGAACTTTTTCACTATGGAATTTATGTAAAACATTCTAAATGTAATGactatatatatcataagtagtTTGATTCCTCTATATTGAAGgtacaaatattatttaaaaaattatactaattaaaacataaattcaaataaGTCTATTTTATCAgattaatatataatttaaaataaatgataagTAACATGTTAATGATAAGTAAAAATTCATGAGCAAGGTGAGGAAATTATCTCTACCGTGAAAGGATCATATTAAAGAACAATATATATGATTGACTATTGAAACtttataatatttgaaattttgtaTCCCTCTAGTTCATATTAAGTTAATACTTAGGATATGACATATTcgttaagaaaaatatttaaggacatAAATTAATAGCTACTTTTCATTATTactcattttattattttaaaattaatctcCTCGAAAATATTAAATAGTTAAGAACCTCATTAAATGAAAGGCAAATATGGAAAATAGTAGCAACAATATTCTTGaactatgaaaaaaaataatttacttaatatggactaaatgaattaattacaaatacttttttataaaaagagCATGGAGATCTATGATTTATTAATGTATCGTttataatatttgatattttatttatgaactaTATTTTGTTCACTTGATAAGAATATGtaagaatgaaaattttgacagtttttacAACCTATGAGATTaccatattaagaaaaaaaatattatatagttGACACATTactagaaataaaataaaaaattcaccGCTAATCAGTAAGAAATTTATGTTATGAAAGATGAGTTTTCTATTCATTTACCACAAAAATAGCTTATTGAAAAAATTCACAGTGGAAAACATGAGATTCGCACTTTGGtggaaaatttcataatttttccttgtgaaaatattataataattttgtttttatcGAATGGTAGTGACACTTGCCACTGAATGAGCACACTGCTGTCACTGCATGAAAAGCTCTTGATGATCTTCATTTcttcttgagaaattgatgatGCTCTTCACTGACAAGCACAATACAAAGTGACCCAATATAAAACTTTTGAAGACCACTAGCAAGTTTTATGCTCGTGTCATCATTATATATTTCACTTTACTGCAAAAGTGAGCTAGCACTTTTAGTACGTGAGATTAATATTGTacttctattttatttatttatttatttatttttagaatcTGTTTGGTTTagcttacaacaacaacaatccagtgaaataccacaacgtggggtctggaaaggataaagtgtatgcagaccttactcctaccaagataggacggttgtttccgaaagaccctcggctcaataaaagcataaaaagaggttagataaggctaagaagttaaAAAGTTCAAGGCGATATGGTAAAGCAAATAACGAGAGCGATatagataaaatagaataatcaaagtacagaagtacagaaagtaatagataatagcagaaatcagagcacatgAAATTATaatgcgctaatgcgcctactaataaggtcGAATAAtgtgactatgtactagccttctaccctaatgtgggtcctccacaccctcctacctaagatcatgtcctcggtaagctgtagctgctccatgtcctgtctaatcacatctccccaatatttcttcggcctacccctacctcttctgaaaccattcatggccaacctctcacaccttcgCACTGGGGcctctgtgtctctcctcttcacatgcccaaaccatctcagtcgcatttctcgcatcttgtcttccactgaggtcactcctaccttgtcccgaatagcctcgtttctaatcctgtcgctcctggtatgcccacacatccatctcaacattctcatctcggcaactttcatcttttgaacgtgagagaccttaactgatcaacactccgccccatataacatagtcggtctaaccctcactttgtagaacttgcccttaagttgtggtggcaccttcttgtcacatagcacaccgaaagcaagcctccatttcatccaccctgccccaatacggtgtgtgacatcatcgtcaatctcctcgctgccttgcatgatagacccaaggtacttgaaactactttttttttggatgaCCTAGTCActaagcctaacttccgcgccaacctcctgaggtgtctcactgaacttgcactctaagtactctgtcttggtcctactcagcttaaaccctttagactccaaggtatgtcttcaatcctccagcttagcgttaactccactacgagtctcatcgatcagaaCTATGTCGTCCGCACAAAGCATATACCAtggcacctaaaataaaataaattagtttataagttgttttatatagcttatctaaaataaattagtttataagttgttttataTAAGTTAAGCCAACTaaatccaattatttttttagacttatcttaaactcaaaataactttaaattgaTCAGTCAAACACGCTAAAAAACTGAagttataagccaatccaaataaGCTCTTATATATCCTTTTAACTTTTTATTTGTTTCTCCCATTGGCGGCTTATCCTTAATATCATAGTATATTCAGCTTATAACACTCGTTTGTACCTCCAACAAATGACCGTACATAAACGACTAATGTTATAGTAGTATTTGGTGTGTCCTCATAGTTAATAAATTAGATTAAGAATGATGAGTTTTCAAGTTCAAAACTCAATACAAACAAATCTACAAGATAAattcattttatattattatatggCAAAGGTTTATAGCATATACGGATGTAGCATATCGATATCATATTCATCTTAATTCAGTATTTTGGAgaattaatttatgtgatatgtACCTATATTAATGTATTATGCTATTAATAGTTATTCcgtaaaattaatcaaaataggagtgtaAGCTGATGTGGACGAGAAAAAACAGATATTCCATTTATTTCACATGGGAGAAGTTTATActaatttttaagaaaacagAAGGAAGCTGAGGACACGTAAGAATATTGAATGTTGTTGAGTCAACAGTTCCGCGGTAGTTTTATTAGTTCCATGAGGTTATCGTGTATGACAACTATATTATGCAATATGGAAGAGTTGTACGTGTGAATTCAGTTAGTAGGGGTGGGTGATTTATtcgattttttttgaatttttaaaaatatttttatatatgattaaaattattttttatataattaatagATGTTGAATATTCTTTGACCTCGGCGaatgtttattttttatattttggattTCGTACTGAAAATCTCAACTCCTTCCCTACCTATTAGAAAAATGCATTTACTTTAATTAAACAATACTATAAACACGAAAAGAAACAAATCCATTTAAAACACGTCATGGaaagttcaaaaagaaaactCGGGATATAGGGGTAATAGGAGACAACAACTATATATATGTCAAAATTCTTATTTGGATGgagaaaatatatcaaaatttaaaatgaatgaTTAAAATTTCATTAACTAAAGTAAGGTCTTAATCGTGGTTAGGAtaataaataattcatatatttggTTAGAAAACTTTTTGCAATCACGTAATTTTAGATAAAATATTATctcattaataaatatttaaatgttttttctccttttccCAACTCTGTtacaatcaatttttttttaggaatagtttctttcttttctttttaaatatgtaagaaatgagaaaataacagATATATAATGTTTGGTGAGATTAATTTTAATAAGAGCCtttctaccaaaaaaaaaacaaacattGCAATAAGAGCAAATAATCTGTCTAATGTCAATATTCAGTGCCATTGATTGACATAttgacacttttttttaaataaaaaattagtagTAGGAGAAGaggaaaatatgagaaaaaaagATTGTAAGGTACGAAAATCAAACTAGCTCTAATCAATAAGGTGAGATATAAATAACaatcaattaaattattaaGATTTTCGATTAACTTGTTAATTATTAAATGAGACATGTGTCAAAAATACACTTTTGACACTTGAACTATTCCCTTTTTTAGGTTCAATACCCAAACTATTCatagtgtgagtttcatacttatactattacttattagtttgagaaacacacctctctATTTTTATTCCATTTTCATCATGGATGTGTgtattattctcttttttttatttaaaaaaattattacatcacactccacatggacaaaatattccaccttaacaaaaaataaataaattattataattagttaattaaagattaaagtattactatctcaagccccaattttttatttttatttttatttattaaatttttttataaaagtttttaaaaaaaatataactttatcCCTTagatatttttatcttttttaaaaaataattctaccACACCCCACCTAATCTTcaactttcaattttttttttcattttgttagatatatacatatgattttaggaaTGTATTTTTTACTTACcgcaagaatttttttaaaataatttttttatttctgttatatttagtatgcaataaggaaaaaatattttcctgaaatatatgtacatatctaacacaaaataagaaaaatatatttaaaatatatatataaattaagagcggagggttagatggggtggttataattttattattttttttaaataaaaataatagcatTTTTTAAGA
This Solanum dulcamara chromosome 8, daSolDulc1.2, whole genome shotgun sequence DNA region includes the following protein-coding sequences:
- the LOC129899726 gene encoding phospholipase A1-Ibeta2, chloroplastic-like, which encodes MQTGTTLPNLHLFQAKGVNFKCNAQTVKTLSPISSSTEMTKKHISNLEKLLQKTNPIDSSNPVIQQSSNKSLENRRKILLEALNLSNIWPDEMRKTAEEMSPRHLNRLKGLLSSKSIEYSPRNNLANRWREYHGSNNWLGLLDPLDENLRRELVRYGEFIQSAYHCFHSDPATSEDEVPPERHVALPDRSYRVTKSLYATSSIGLPKWVDDVAPDLGWMTQRSSWIGYVAVCNDRSEIQRMGRRDIVIALRGTATCLEWAENFRDLLVEQDDNDENDDEERGMVQSKVECGFLSLYKTGDHRVPSLAESVVNEVQRLIEKYKGEPLSITVTGHSLGAALALLVADDLSACVPNAPPVAVFSFGGPRVGNRGFADRLNGNNVKVLRIVNNQDVITRVPGMFVSEALDKKLRESGAGRVLEMLDCRMPWAYSHVGTEFRVDTKMSPFLKPNADVACCHDLEAYLHLVDGFTASNCPFRPNAKRSLVRLLNEQRSNFKRLYTSKGKDLTINLDREHNFSRSSCLPSPSS